GATTGATTCAGCGTGTAATGCATGCATTGTCGTTGGTCAGTCTATTATTGTCGGTTGTAATAATGGCAAGGTAATTACGAAACATTTTATGAATCTGATATGGAATATATAAGATCTTAGGGAATTATTAGTATCATCACCATTTCGGCTTCTGGAGCTAATAGACTAGTAAACAGTACCATTTGGACCAACTTTTTTCAGCAGTCtccgaaaattataaaaaagaagaGGAAATTTCTTACAAAAAGACTGGAGTGACTTTTCGAGtcttttttcaaatttgaaaaatCTTTATTACTTTTTGAGATATTTGCAAAAAACTAAACCCctttttttagttaattgttaataacttttacaatttttgcaAGAGGAACTTCATTTCAGAAATCATCTAGATGCTATTCCGAATCGAATGATACCTCATTTATAATTTTCGGAGACTGTTGAAAAAATTTGGTCCAAATGGCACTTGTTGACTATAGTAAAGTTATTTTGTcgctgcagtttgggtcataaaaagtcggagcggtgaagcgaatatttcgctctctcttccactcacgagccttatggacgggcatagtgatgcgcattattgttgtcgataagcgtatCGATAGTATATttggttttgtcattttgtgggttagtgataaaaatgaaagtaaaaatcactaatcgaacacttacacccgtatctttagtcgtttacacgagcttaactcgactcgactcaacctccaacgcgcgttttggtatgattagtcgtaaaaataaactccactcaaacgtccttggaaaattttcctaaccggagtgaagtaagcgaactatcaagtcaaggtacgtcgcgacgtaccttgaacgttcctcaaggctggttttctatcaatgtccaaatagtatgtggaccgcaaatggaaatatatgatattgttgtccaatggcctggatctgtgcatgattcccgcatattttggtaatttaagtttgataatatttattaataaagtaaatagttcgaggttagacatttgaaactctttattttatttacctacataagagacatattttgcttactacctgataaataaagtcaatgcgattataagttttatttatataataataaactggtggttgtggaaaagcacttcaacaacacgatgcaaccaaaatcacacaaaagcggcgaataaaaatacaaagccggatccgaaatctaaaataataataggtaagaaaataaataatacactttcagatttaccgcacgcacacatatttacgaataactcagcaaccaaaacatcaaacaagttcatctagtgtcaaacagacagcggcagcttgagtttgacattaaacaatgaccatagactacagaactctatgggtttgatgctagcttgatcaaattttcatcattattacctcGCTCGAGGACAGTTGAGAAATActgtaatggtcgactaaaaataccaaactcgagtaagtttggagggaattctcgagcatcatcggatgagttaagagtggaggactattttacgaaacgtctaaagatacgggcattacaccacatatcgccgcagcaagttaacaagaacggcagaaattaacatattgtaacttttcgggacctattctcatttcagtgaaaatttttaacacatttttgataacaacacgtgcaaatattattttgaataaattctaccgttttggtacaaaacaaaggagtagccattgtgtcactaaagaaattctgAGAGGCAATGCattaaaacacatttctcttcgacatatgtactataatttgcaggtaagtacaacaaatgactcataacatatTAATGTCCTTTCGTATACCGCCCCGCCGCCGCGGCGCCGTATACCGGCCTTCggtgactcatttgtttttagcGATAATgacgttgcgcccgcgcaacatgctcaccgccctagccgggctatgttttatgacccaagcTGCaccgacaaaataattctactatagtctaTAATGGTTACGGCTAATTGCCAGTACACTTCATTAcagaagtcattcgtgaatatgAGTTAAGTTGTCAGTCGATACGATTACACCAACATTTTATCCTTtcgaccacgacgactttattgTTTGAATTTCAGAACAACCCAGAAATTGCTTTAATTATCGTTTTAGAAATATTTCTGTTGTAGAATAAATTGATTTGAAACATCacgaaaataattaatacatacataataggTAATATATTGTCATTACAGAATTGGGCTTAATGTAACGAATCTTGACTTCTACCTCACGTCTAAGGTGAACTTCGTGATTTgtgctgtgtttatgggttgaTACTTCAACAACAAGGCATGGTTTGCAAAAGTTGTTTTTTTGACAAAGACGTTTCACCCCTGTTCTTTTCTACAAATATAACccgtgtataataataataattgggaacaaatcGCGTACGGTTATCCGGGCCCAAATTAGGAAATTCCCAGTATTAttagtaccagagactgacatgcATACTTATACACTATGTAGGGTAGAGgcaaggagaaccgtctcatacgGGAGAAACTTGaaataggcacagggtatgatatgaaatgagaatgattgaagtatgctgagttgcTACtttagcgccacccttatttaggagattttaacggacactttttcacaacagagacggttctccttacctctaccctctgTATTATAcacgtttaaataaatacatattatatagataataaacaccggGCAAAGGGCAAACAAACCTGtacatcacacgaatgtttgcccgatataAGAATCGAACCCAaaaccctcggcgcaacagtcagggccgctaactactgctCCATTGAGTCAGCATAGAGTGTAAATAAACGAAAATTCACAatcgtataaaatttttaattgttacaGGTTGTACAGTTGAATTTACAAGATGGAAATTTGATCAGTGAGTTATATGAATCCGCAAGTCCAGTtttaagtttaacaatattgGCAAATCAAATGTTCGCAATAGGACGCCAAGACGGAACGTGTACAGTGATATCATTACTAGAACAACACAAGAATACTAGGGTGTACCTAACTGGTCCAGACTGTGATGGTGTCAGAGATATAGCATTTAATGGAAAATGGATACTCACGGCGTGTCGAGATACAATAATCAGAAAATATGACTACAATCAAATCAACGTTCACTTTAAatgatttgtaattatttttttaaataaacaacccGTGTAGCCTTCTTGAGTgtcaaataaaatacttataggacttcaattttgaatttttacatttgcaatttgtttttaataccctctggaaaattaaatttcacGTTAACCGGTATTTATAATTTGTACCTGTTTAACAAGTGATATCTGTCTACctttttattgttgttactCATTAGATAAgctttgttttgtatttgtttgttaaaCTTTAGCCACATAGTTGCATCTTTGTCAATATTTGCTTTGAGATTTCTCCAATATTGCTGACTTCTTATAGGGCAGAGTCTTATCGAAtctgtataaatatttatggcGTGAGATATTattgctaataataaaaaaataatcgttgTTTAAAATGAGTGAaccttctatttttttaatttgtaggaCTGCTTCACATGCATTTGAAATCCATAAATTCCATAATTCCAAATTCTTATATCCCTGCTCCAATTCCGTGCACCACGTTTTAATATCAAATTCTCTTTTTATATTTGCTATGGATTATAGAAACAATGttagtttttaattgatttatatgATTAAACCTATGAAAACTTGTGAAAAAAATCTTACTTCGTTCTCCGTGGTGGTAATGGACATTATTTTGTGCTATATTTACCACATtcgtaatattttttgattCGATATTTAGATCTACAAAAGGTACgttatcaatgtttttttttacttcatttaTGTCGTTTTCTatttcacttgttttttttaaatctcttatATCCTCTAATGTAGCGGTCACATTAGATGTTGgatcgagtgatttttgaaacTCACTACCAATTCCCACATTATTATCTTTTTCATCAAGAGCCTTATCCATTTTATTGTCGTGATTTGTTTCAGTATCAAGTTGTTCGTTAACACCATACTCTAAATTCACAAATTGTCTTATTAATCTTGGGAAACTGTCGCTTAAGGTGTTTACGTTAAATATATGACCAGTTTTCGTGGGTAACTCTGATTTAGGTGAAATACTGAAAGTTTGTTCCCCCTCTGTGACTTTATGTTCCAAATTTTCTTCTGAAGGATCGCTTGTGAGTAAACTTTGTTCTTCGAATTCCATTATTTTACCGAGAGATGTAATGGATTTACAGACACTTGCGCTTGGTTTTAATGTAGGAGATACAATGTCCGCTGGCCAAAATTCATCGGCATCACCTAAATCCATAAAAATTAGAGAAGtcttactttgtttttttttacatcaataGGCATAAATTGGATAGCTATAATCATACTTAGCAGGTGTTCGTTTGGCGCCGAGAAATGTAAATCAAGTTTGAAAGAATTTAAAGATGCCGGCAAAGACAATTTTTCTTCATTCAGAATGATATTTCCTAGGAGACTTGTGTCACTGTAAAAtcaatttgaaaggattttgaGTACAAtgtgttaataattttaatttattcggtGTTCTCTTGTTAGAATAGCAGTATTTGGACGAATTGCTTCGTAAGTTCAAGTAAGTTAATAGACccatatacacagcccacttttcttctcgccggatcttctcagcggatcgcgattccgatccggtggtagattctgcgaagcactgcttttgctagcgTTGGTGGAGGCAAaatctctcaagttgagcccgtgagctcaccaacccgTCCGCGtgaaactggaatagccccttaaccTACCAGCTAATGGGTAGCGAAAAAAATACGATACAAATTTAATAGCAATACAACAATAGCTTTATTTATCTAATGTTGTGAGGCTGTATGGATCGGTATCACCGGTATGTCTTAAAGGAAACATGTGGTCCGGTTTGAAGGAccttaagtcgtcgtggtctaaaggataggatacccggtacattcgtgtcgagcgatgcaacagtgtttgaatcccgcaagcgggtaacaatttttctaatgaaatacgtacttagcaattgTTTAatattgtcttccacggtgaaggaataacttcgtgatttgcgtaattactggtaggacatcttgtgagtccgcgcgcctaggtaccaccaccccgcaatttctgacgtgaagcagtaatacgtttcggtttgaagggtggggcagccgttgtactgttaaaactgatcTTATAACTCGTGTCTCGAGGTGAATAGcggcattacgttgtagatgtctgggctccggttaccacttaataccaaatgggccgtaagctcgtccacccatcttaacatttaaaaaaaaaggtaaaattttCTTACCTGTGAACTACCTGTGTAAGCCCAATCGTTTTAGTTACTGAAACAAACAACATTAATTACCTTGAATTCACTGCACAacgcaataattaaaattaaacgcaTTCATGAAACAGTTTGAGTATTATAAATGACTAGTTTTTACTCGCGGCTTCGCCTGCGTGGTCAAGGTAAAGGGTCaataattttttctaaaatgttatgtaatttttctaaaGGTAAcaaaagaagtcgtcgtggcctaaaggataagacgtccggtgcaccggtgttcgaatcccgcaggcgggtaccaatttttctaatgaaatatgtactcaacaaatgttcacgattgacttccacggtgaaggaataacatcgtgtaataaaattaaaacccgcaaaattataatttgcgtaattactggtggtaggacctcttgtgagtccgcgcggataggtaccaccgccctgcttatttctgccgtgaagcagtaatgcgtttcggtttgaagggtggggtagccgttgtaactatactgagactttagaacttgtatctcaaggtgggtggcgcgtctacgttgtagatgtctatgggctccagtaaccacttaacatcaggtggactgtgagctcgtccacccatctaagcaataagaaaaaaaaaaaagttttccgtGGTAATTACCTGTATTTTCAggataaaagatttttttattttttttattggcttatATCTTTATCTCACCTTAAATCACTATCATGACCTAAAACTACTacctactttaaaaaatatcatgTCTATCCGTAGGTTCGTTTCGACGTGAAAGAACGACAAACAAACACACctttacatttataatattagagtACGAATGAATGCATTAGCTGTTCGCATATAGGTACTGAAGGAAACAtatgttccgatttgaagggtgaggtagatAGTTTTATACCAACACATTTGATACATCGCCCTATTGTCACTAGGAATGTAATCACACTGTGAAGTATATGGGCTTGGTGAACCGTTAAATGCAAGTTGAGTTTTGAACTCGACACAACGTAACattgataaaaaatgtttttttttttaattatcaaagaAGCCTTGTACCCTTATTTGGACGGGTAAATTTAACCTTTTTATTCCTCTCCTCGCTAAACCtttcgttaaataaataatttggtaCATTTGGTTTATTTTCATCGTCGACATTgtatttaatttcgttttcatCTTCATCACTTTCTATAACTATCTGAACATTCTGTTGACCGCGATAAGATTTTTCCAAATCAGATTTGTCGTCTGGTACGGATATATTTTCGTTGTCAGAAACAGCATTGTCAATAATTAATGTTTCTTGTTTATGTTCATTAATTTCAACAGCTTCAGGAACCCCGTCTATGTCGTCACCAACATTACCTGTTGTTACAGTATGAATATTTGTAACGTTGTTAAtgtccatttttttattatcagtgaTGTTTTGCAATGGTCCATTTTGAAAAATTTGAAGTGCTATGCTGtctattatgttatttatttctttgctCAATTCATTTACAATATCATCATCATGACTCAAAATAGTGATTTCATTATCTTGATTATGGTTCGGCACAATTTCAGTTAGGTGTAGACTTTGTAAGTCTGTTGAGTTGTCCACAAGCTCTTCAACGACATTGCTCATAACAGATGCTGATTGTTCAATTTCTAGAGGAAAAGATTGAGAAGAGGGATCTTCGTCTTGAGATCCTGTTTCAAATGTTTTAAAACTAAGATCGCTATGGTCACTATCCAGTTGTTCAGGTTTGCATGCTTTCTGTCAAATGAGAGAAGGGCTATAAATTTCAACAACTATGGCCAAATCAATTTTCTAAGTCTCAAAACCTTACCAAAACATTTTCCATCAAAATGTCAATAAAATCGAGAACGGGTCCCTCTTGTTCTTCTAACTCTGAAAAGTAAATTAGGATaataagacaaacaaaatttattgttttcggAAAAGTTTTATCCCAATTCTTGCAAATACTTTCACACCTCTAAGATCCTCTTCTAAAAGTTTTAATGATGATTCTTCTAAAATACTATCTATCCATAGAGTgacctgtaattttttttaattattagtattttaaatcAGTAGCACTAAGCTTCACTTTTGAACTGATTGATATATCGGTCATATATGCCACAGATTTCACTGTCCCACGCATAATAATAATTCTACTTTGGTCCGTTCCTTTTTTTATAGTTCAAGCTCTTATATTTTGGAATTCATTTCATCTTGAGATGAGGCTGACGTCAGAATGCTCATTGATCGCTTAGTGTTTGAAATAAGGGTTCGTCAACTTCTGTACGAAATAGCAGGAACATCTAATCTAGACGCAATCttattatgtaggtacttattgGTATTTTCTGTGCAATAcactatatgtatttttatatatgtaatatattacgCGTAAATCTCAAAAACGCTACCACAGCGCTCTCTACACTATCCTTAATTGATTAATACCTACGTTAATAGAGATTGTCTTAGGCATTAAGACTGATAAACTCTGGTGCATTAAGCTCAATAAGTACctaaataaaacacataatttagacttaatatttataatctcACACTAGTGAAATATATTTGAAAGTACGTACTTTTTTCGATGCTCCAGTGAGaatcttattatttatatttgtggatattagcgattttttattgataatcttTAATTCCTCGGTGACTACATTGAGTAATTTCTCCAACCTGTAAATTAAACCAATACTTGATTAATCCTTTTGAATtctgattatattttatgtgtatGTTACCTATcggataaaaatattttgatattaatttacCGTGAACATAAGGAAACATCGGGAGGGTTAATTAGTATGTGTGCAATTCTGCGACTGAAAAGTTTGCACAacaactttgttttgtttttctgagAATTTTTGataggttttgttttattgcagtGCTTTCTACGGTAAGACCTGAAAAATTATGAGGTATTTTATAAATGAAGGCagcattttattttgaattctttatttgtacatcttttttttttacatgtttTTTCATAGTTTTTATGTTCTAAGgacattcaattaaaattacttataattcaatatttaaataataatatcgtttctttttttctatGGACATTTTGAAAAAGGAAATATTTCccaaaaaatatttgagaacgTTAAAGCTAGTCATTAACGgccactaaaataattaattgcatGTAACTGTTTTTACGGATACAAATCATTAAGTATtcacttaaatgaaaaaaagatattattttatatatctattgattgtaattataaattgagttaatttttttaaatataataataacaattaaataggTACCTTAGATACCGGTACCCGTACCTACCGTATACAACTTCTAACCCAGAAACGACGGAATAAGATGGACgtacttatatacatataccCCTTGAGAAATTGGAGAAGACACGACCGCTatccaaattaatatttatttgggtAAACCAAATTAATTTACTATAGATTAATGTAAATGAATCGTAAAACTCGCCTCTTCAACGAACTGGCGTGCTTAAAACTACGAATCGCATCTGGGATACGCACTATTGGATACTCGTCCATCACATATTTCCTTAAACGTTCCACCTTAAACATATTTGAGTTATTTTTACCTAAATCAGTTATATTTAAATCGAGCATTATTTCAAATGCATACTTAACAATTTTGTGTGGTCACGAATGACTAAGGTTTTACtcgtcaaagtttttttttatttttttttattgcttagatgggtggacgagctcacagcacacctgatgttaagtggttactggagcccatagacatccacaacgtaaatgcgccacccacctttgagttacaagttctaaggtctcaagtatagtaacgacggctgccccacccttcaaaccgaaacgcattactgcttcacggcagaaataggcagggtggtggtacccacccgcgcggactcataagaggttctaccaccagtaattacgcaaattataattttgcgggtttcatttttattacacgatgttattccttcaccgtggaagtcaatcgtgaacatttgttgagtacgtatttcatttgaaaaattggtacccgcctgcgggattcgaacaccggtgcatcgctcaacacgaatgcaccggacgtcttatccgttaggccacgacgactacaaaattgAATATTGTAATGAGCCTTTAAAAAAGTTCTCAGTCGACTCGACCTACGACT
The Bombyx mori chromosome 5, ASM3026992v2 DNA segment above includes these coding regions:
- the LOC134198944 gene encoding uncharacterized protein LOC134198944, coding for MDLGDADEFWPADIVSPTLKPSASVCKSITSLGKIMEFEEQSLLTSDPSEENLEHKVTEGEQTFSISPKSELPTKTGHIFNVNTLSDSFPRLIRQFVNLEYGVNEQLDTETNHDNKMDKALDEKDNNVGIGSEFQKSLDPTSNVTATLEDIRDLKKTSEIENDINEVKKNIDNVPFVDLNIESKNITNVVNIAQNNVHYHHGERTNIKREFDIKTWCTELEQGYKNLELWNLWISNACEAVLQIKKIEDSIRLCPIRSQQYWRNLKANIDKDATMWLKFNKQIQNKAYLMSNNNKKRVLKTNCKCKNSKLKSYKYFI
- the LOC105842209 gene encoding uncharacterized protein LOC105842209; this encodes MENVLKACKPEQLDSDHSDLSFKTFETGSQDEDPSSQSFPLEIEQSASVMSNVVEELVDNSTDLQSLHLTEIVPNHNQDNEITILSHDDDIVNELSKEINNIIDSIALQIFQNGPLQNITDNKKMDINNVTNIHTVTTGNVGDDIDGVPEAVEINEHKQETLIIDNAVSDNENISVPDDKSDLEKSYRGQQNVQIVIESDEDENEIKYNVDDENKPNVPNYLFNERFSEERNKKVKFTRPNKGTRLL